ATCATATGACAGTGTGGCGGAGAAGGCGATTTAGTTCATCCAGCGGTCTTTGCGTTTTCGGCTTGGGATCATGTGCGGCAGGATCAAACCGAGCAGCAGGCCAAGCCCCAGCACGCCGCCGCCATACATAAACCACTGCATGATGATGGTGCGTTGCTTATCATCAAGCTGCAAATTCGCGGCGCTGACCTTCTTCTGCGCCACAATCAGCTCGTTCTTCAGCTTCTGATTCTCTTCTTTCAGCCCATTGATCACGCTGTCGCTCTGCGACACTTTCTGCTGCATGTCAGCCGTGCGTTGATTCCAGGTGGTGTCAATATTGTTGAGCTTATCGGTCAGCGTTTTGACCTGATTTTCCAGATCCGGCACGCGGGTGCGCAGGCTGGGCGTGCTGTTCAGCTCTTTCATCGGGATCCAGGCCGTCCGCCCGGTGCTGTCTTTAACCTGCGCGTAGTTCGTGTTGGCGTCAGTTTGTAACAGTGTGACTTCTTCGCCCGCGTTGACCGTGCCAACGAGGCGATAATTATCCCCCGGACCACTGCG
The sequence above is drawn from the Citrobacter amalonaticus genome and encodes:
- a CDS encoding TIGR04211 family SH3 domain-containing protein, coding for MPKLRLIGFMLLALSATAVSHAEEKRYVSDELNTWVRSGPGDNYRLVGTVNAGEEVTLLQTDANTNYAQVKDSTGRTAWIPMKELNSTPSLRTRVPDLENQVKTLTDKLNNIDTTWNQRTADMQQKVSQSDSVINGLKEENQKLKNELIVAQKKVSAANLQLDDKQRTIIMQWFMYGGGVLGLGLLLGLILPHMIPSRKRKDRWMN